Proteins encoded by one window of Conger conger chromosome 1, fConCon1.1, whole genome shotgun sequence:
- the pole2 gene encoding DNA polymerase epsilon subunit 2 isoform X1: MERKCKISRELLKMESRKIKTKVSAGFKMRGLMLRPEASRYLLEVLESVSAVELDDAIEKVLDAVEKQPLSCSMIELSVVETAVQECSQSCDETIDNVFNIIGAFDVPRYIYSTERKKFVPIAMTNHPTPSLCGAARDKAELFRERYTILQQRTHRHELFTPPVIGSAQEEGRNKFQLKTVEALLGSTAKVGEVIVLGMVTQLKEGKFYLEDPSGTVQVNISKAQFHSGLYTESCFVLAEGWYEDSIFHVNAFGFPPIEPSSTTRAYYGDINFFGGPSSTSVKASSKLRQLEEENEDAMFIFVSDVWLDSVEVLEKIHTMFSGYSAMPPTCFVFCGNFSSAPYGKNQVKSLKESLKVLADLICEHPSIHSSSRFVFVPGPEDPGPSTILPRPPLADYITEDFRQRVPFSVFTTNPCRIQYCSQEIVVIREDLVNKMCRNCVRLPSGNLDIPNHFVKTILSQGHLTPLPLYVSPVFWAYDYALRVYPVPDVIVFADKYDPFNISSTDCLCINPGSFPKSGFTFKVYYPSNRTVEDSKLQGL, encoded by the exons ATGGAGCGGAAGTGCAAAATTTCGCGCGAACTGTTGAAGATGGAGAGTCGAAAAATAAAGACGAAAGTGTCTGCTGGCTTCAAAATGCGAGGGCTTATGCTTCGACC TGAAGCCAGCAGGTATCTGTTGGAGGTATTGGAGTCTGTCAGTGCAGTGGAGCTGGATGATGCTATTGAGAAAGTGCTGGATGCAGTGGAGAAACAGCCAT TGTCCTGTAGTATGATTGAGCTGTCAGTGGTGGAAACTGCTGTTCAGGAGTGCAGCCAGTCATGTGATGAAACCAT TGACAATGTTTTCAACATTATCGGAGCATTTGATGTGCCAAGATATATCTACAGCACCGAGAGGAAGAAATTTGTGCC AATTGCCATGACCAATCACCCCACCCCAAGTCTCTGTGGTGCTGCCAGAGATAAGGCAGAGCTTTTCAGGGAACGCTACACCATCCTCCAGCAG CGAACGCACCGACATGAGCTCTTCACACCTCCTGTGATTGGATCAGCACAAGAGGAAGGCAGGAACAAATTTCAG TTGAAGACAGTGGAAGCTCTGCTGGGAAGCACAGCAAAGGTTGGGGAGGTGATTGTTCTTGGGATGGTAACGCAGCTTAAAGAG GGCAAGTTCTACTTGGAGGACCCCAGTGGCACAGTGCAAGTTAACATCTCCAAAGCA CAGTTCCACAGTGGTCTGTACACAGAGTCCTGCTTTGTTTTGGCAGAAG gCTGGTATGAGGACTCCATTTTCCATGTCAATGCCTTCGGGTTCCCCCCCATCGAACCCTCCTCCACTACCAG GGCCTATTATGGGGACATTAACTTCTTTGGTGGCCCCTCGTCCACTTCAGTGAAGGCTTCGTCAAAGCTGAGGCAGCTGGAAGAGGAGAACGAGGATGCCATGTTCATCTTTGTCTCCGATGTCTGGCTGGATAGTGTGGAGGTTCTGGAGAAAATTCACACAATGTTTTCAG GGTATTCCGCAATGCCGCCCACCTGCTTCGTCTTCTGTGGGAACTTCTCCTCCGCTCCCTACGGCAAAAACCAGGTTAAATCCCTCAAAG AATCTCTGAAGGTGCTCGCAGATCTGATATGCGAACACCCCAGCATCCACAGCAG TAGCCGCTTTGTGTTCGTCCCTGGCCCAGAAGACCCTGGCCCTAGCACAATCTTACCCAG ACCTCCCCTGGCTGACTACATCACTGAGGATTTCAGACAGAGGGtaccattttctgtttttaccaCCAACCCGTGCAG GATCCAGTACTGCAGTCAGGAGATTGTGGTGATCAGGGAAGACCTGGTGAACAAAATGTGCAGGAATTGTGTGCGCCTGCCAAGTGGCAATCTGGATATTCCCAACCAC TTTGTAAAGACCATCTTGTCCCAGGGTCACCTGACCCCCCTGCCGTTGTACGTCAGCCCGGTTTTCTGGGCCTACGACTATGCACTGAGGGTGTACCCCGTGCCTGACGTCATTGTCTTTGCAGACAAATATGACCCCTTCAACATTTCCAGCACTGACTGCCTCTGCATTAACCCG gGTTCCTTTCCAAAAAGTGGGTTTACTTTTAAGGTGTACTACCCTTCTAACCGGACAGTTGAGGATAG caAACTTCAAGGTCTATAA
- the klhdc2 gene encoding kelch domain-containing protein 2 has protein sequence MADEMDEPIDLQGGEEEEEDESDEDEELDWVGEEEEEEQLEDHELSPPSEDAFEMDMPAERSGHIAVIDENYIFVWGGYKNTQTTGFFDFYLPRNEIWIYNTETGRWKKRMTEGDVPPSMSGSCAVCVEGVLYLFGGHHSRGNTNRFYRLPLRTPGALRWEKMRDLKGLCPSAKDKLGCWVHKNRLVFFGGYGYAAVGGHLGTFEYDETSFWANGAGRGWNNHIHVLDLETFVWTQPVIKGNHPSPRAAHACATIGNRGYLFGGRYREYRLNDLYYINMDTWEWNEMSVPQYGPVGRSWHSFIPVSPDHIFLFGGFTTDKQTLSDAWLYCVSKNEWKPFKHRNTENPRLWHTACAGPEGEVFVFGGCANNLLSHQRAAHSNEILVFSVQPKSLSRFCMEAVMQHREQLAGSWDSLPKHLLQSLAQRLDGINTLGS, from the exons ATGGCAGATGAGATGGACGAACCCATTGATCTACAagggggagaagaggaagaggaagatgaatcTGATGAAGATGAGGAGCTTGATTGGGTGGgcgaagaagaggaagaggagcagttggAAGATCATGAGTTATCCCCACCCAGTGAGGATGCATTTGAAATGGACATGCCAGCAGAACGCAGTGGCCATATAGCTGTGATTGatgaaaactatatttttgtaTGGGGAGGATATAAG AACACCCAGACGACTGGCTTTTTTGACTTCTACCTGCCAAGGAATGAAATATGGATTTACAACACCGAGACCGGAAGATG GAAGAAGCGGATGACTGAAGGAGATGTTCCCCCCTCCATGTCGGGAAGCTGTGCCGTGTGTGTTGAGGGCGTCCTCTATCTGTTTGGAGGTCACCACTCCCGGGGAAACACCAATCGG TTCTACCGGCTCCCCTTGAGGACACCAGGGGCACTGCGATGGGAGAAGATGAGGGACCTGAAGGGGCTTTGCCCCTCCGCGAAGGACAAGCTGGGCTGCTGGGTGCATAAGAACAG GCTGGTGTTCTTCGGAGGGTACGGCTATGCTGCAGTCGGAGGTCACCTTGGAACCTTTGAATATGATGAGACTTCATTCTGG GCTAATGGTGCTGGAAGGGGGTGGAACAATCATATCCAtgtgctggacctggagactttTGTCTGGACTCAACCAGTCATAAAG GGAAACCACCCCTCTCCCAGGGCTGCCCATGCCTGTGCTACCATTGGAAACCGGGGCTACTTGTTTGGTGGTCGCTACAGG GAGTATCGCCTGAATGACCTGTACTACATCAACATGGATACCTGGGAATGGAATGAAAT GAGTGTCCCTCAGTATGGTCCAGTGGGCCGATCCTGGCACTCCTTCATCCCTGTGTCACCAGACCACATCTTCCTGTTTGGAGGCTTcacaacagacaaacaaacactca GTGATGCTTGGCTCTACTGTGTGAGCAAGAACGAGTGGAAGCCATTcaagcacagaaacactgaaaacccTAG GCTGTGGCACACAGCCTGCGCCGGGCCTGAGGGCGAGGTGTTCGTGTTTGGGGGCTGCGCCAACAACCTACTGTCCCACCAGAGGGCG GCTCACAGCAATGAAATACTGGTTTTCAGTGTGCAGCCCAAGTCCCTTTCACG gttctgcatggaggcaGTGATGCAGCACAGGGAGCAGCTAGCAGGGTCCTGGGACTCCCTGCCTAAACACTTACTGCAGAGCCTGGCCCAGAGGCTTGACGGCATCAACACGCTGGGGTCCtag
- the pole2 gene encoding DNA polymerase epsilon subunit 2 isoform X2, giving the protein MKFVNEASRYLLEVLESVSAVELDDAIEKVLDAVEKQPLSCSMIELSVVETAVQECSQSCDETIDNVFNIIGAFDVPRYIYSTERKKFVPIAMTNHPTPSLCGAARDKAELFRERYTILQQRTHRHELFTPPVIGSAQEEGRNKFQLKTVEALLGSTAKVGEVIVLGMVTQLKEGKFYLEDPSGTVQVNISKAQFHSGLYTESCFVLAEGWYEDSIFHVNAFGFPPIEPSSTTRAYYGDINFFGGPSSTSVKASSKLRQLEEENEDAMFIFVSDVWLDSVEVLEKIHTMFSGYSAMPPTCFVFCGNFSSAPYGKNQVKSLKESLKVLADLICEHPSIHSSSRFVFVPGPEDPGPSTILPRPPLADYITEDFRQRVPFSVFTTNPCRIQYCSQEIVVIREDLVNKMCRNCVRLPSGNLDIPNHFVKTILSQGHLTPLPLYVSPVFWAYDYALRVYPVPDVIVFADKYDPFNISSTDCLCINPGSFPKSGFTFKVYYPSNRTVEDSKLQGL; this is encoded by the exons TGAAGCCAGCAGGTATCTGTTGGAGGTATTGGAGTCTGTCAGTGCAGTGGAGCTGGATGATGCTATTGAGAAAGTGCTGGATGCAGTGGAGAAACAGCCAT TGTCCTGTAGTATGATTGAGCTGTCAGTGGTGGAAACTGCTGTTCAGGAGTGCAGCCAGTCATGTGATGAAACCAT TGACAATGTTTTCAACATTATCGGAGCATTTGATGTGCCAAGATATATCTACAGCACCGAGAGGAAGAAATTTGTGCC AATTGCCATGACCAATCACCCCACCCCAAGTCTCTGTGGTGCTGCCAGAGATAAGGCAGAGCTTTTCAGGGAACGCTACACCATCCTCCAGCAG CGAACGCACCGACATGAGCTCTTCACACCTCCTGTGATTGGATCAGCACAAGAGGAAGGCAGGAACAAATTTCAG TTGAAGACAGTGGAAGCTCTGCTGGGAAGCACAGCAAAGGTTGGGGAGGTGATTGTTCTTGGGATGGTAACGCAGCTTAAAGAG GGCAAGTTCTACTTGGAGGACCCCAGTGGCACAGTGCAAGTTAACATCTCCAAAGCA CAGTTCCACAGTGGTCTGTACACAGAGTCCTGCTTTGTTTTGGCAGAAG gCTGGTATGAGGACTCCATTTTCCATGTCAATGCCTTCGGGTTCCCCCCCATCGAACCCTCCTCCACTACCAG GGCCTATTATGGGGACATTAACTTCTTTGGTGGCCCCTCGTCCACTTCAGTGAAGGCTTCGTCAAAGCTGAGGCAGCTGGAAGAGGAGAACGAGGATGCCATGTTCATCTTTGTCTCCGATGTCTGGCTGGATAGTGTGGAGGTTCTGGAGAAAATTCACACAATGTTTTCAG GGTATTCCGCAATGCCGCCCACCTGCTTCGTCTTCTGTGGGAACTTCTCCTCCGCTCCCTACGGCAAAAACCAGGTTAAATCCCTCAAAG AATCTCTGAAGGTGCTCGCAGATCTGATATGCGAACACCCCAGCATCCACAGCAG TAGCCGCTTTGTGTTCGTCCCTGGCCCAGAAGACCCTGGCCCTAGCACAATCTTACCCAG ACCTCCCCTGGCTGACTACATCACTGAGGATTTCAGACAGAGGGtaccattttctgtttttaccaCCAACCCGTGCAG GATCCAGTACTGCAGTCAGGAGATTGTGGTGATCAGGGAAGACCTGGTGAACAAAATGTGCAGGAATTGTGTGCGCCTGCCAAGTGGCAATCTGGATATTCCCAACCAC TTTGTAAAGACCATCTTGTCCCAGGGTCACCTGACCCCCCTGCCGTTGTACGTCAGCCCGGTTTTCTGGGCCTACGACTATGCACTGAGGGTGTACCCCGTGCCTGACGTCATTGTCTTTGCAGACAAATATGACCCCTTCAACATTTCCAGCACTGACTGCCTCTGCATTAACCCG gGTTCCTTTCCAAAAAGTGGGTTTACTTTTAAGGTGTACTACCCTTCTAACCGGACAGTTGAGGATAG caAACTTCAAGGTCTATAA